From one Astatotilapia calliptera chromosome 10, fAstCal1.2, whole genome shotgun sequence genomic stretch:
- the npm1a gene encoding nucleophosmin 1a produces MNGLDEPMAPQTFLYGCVLEAGKEVVFNPDDDDLEHQLDLRMVCVDPSTKDELHMVEVEGQDAEGQKVKAVLVSLKPSTLPSACLGGYTITPPAVFRLKAGSGPIHISGQHLVMMDADQSFDEDDEDDDEEEEDVITSKKRPATSPAAKSQKKMKMEVEEEDDDEEDDDEDDEDEEDEDDDEADDDEDNEESMEEESPVKAKAAPAKSIPSKQTPSKPKAPAQNGKSSKPNTPAKNQEKTPKGKGDKSPKTPPTPKGPLSVPEIKAKMMEAVKKGVTLPKAQPKFENFVKHGHKVTEPKVIAELWKWRQALKE; encoded by the exons ATGAACGGGCTAGATGAACCAATGGCGCCACAAACGTTCCTTTACG GGTGTGTGCTGGAAGCTGGAAAGGAAGTGGTCTTCAATCCTGACGACGATGACTTGGAGCATCAGTTGGATCTGAGGATG GTGTGTGTGGACCCCAGCACAAAAGATGAACTTCATATGGTGGAGGTAGAAGGGCAGGACGCAGAGGGTCAGAAGGTCAAGGCAGTTCTGGTTTCACTTAAGCCCTCTACCTTGCCAAGT GCATGTCTTGGTGGCTACACAATCACGCCCCCAGCAGTTTTTCGCCTGAAGGCAGGTTCTGGTCCGATCCATATCAGTGGACAGCACCTTGTCA TGATGGATGCAGATCAGTCTTTTGATGAAGACGATGAGGATgacgatgaagaggaggaggatgtcATAACATCAAAGAAAAGGCCTGCCACTTCCCCTGCTGCAAAGtctcag aaaaagatgaaaatggaggtggaggaagaagatgatgatgaggaagatGACGATGAGGAcgatgaagatgaggaggatga GGATGATGATGAGGCTGATGACGACGAGGACAACGAGGAGAGCATGGAAGAAGAATCTCCCGTTAAG GCCAAGGCAGCTCCAGCCAAATCTATACCATCCAAACAGACGCCATCCAAACCCAAAGCACCTGCACAGAATGGCAAGAGTTCAAAACCGAACACTCCAGCCAAAAACCAG GAAAAGACACCTAAAGGAAAAGGTGACAAGTCTCCCAAAACCCCACCAACTCCTAAAGGACCTTTGAGTGTGCCAGAGATCAAAGCCAAGATGATGGAGGCAGTAAAAAAG GGAGTAACGTTACCTAAAGCCCAGCCCAAGTTTGAGAACTTTGTGAAACATGGTCACAAGGTCACAGAGCCCAAG gTCATTGCAGAGCTGTGGAAGTGGAGGCAGGCATTGAAGGAATAA
- the LOC113031118 gene encoding claudin-7-A-like: MANSGLQILGFALALLGVIGLVVGTIMPQWKMSAYVGDNIITAISMYEGLWMSCAFQSTGQMQCKVYDSILQLNSALQATRALMIVSIIVTLAGLGVACMGMKCTNCGGDDKVRKSRTAMGGGIIILIGALCAIVACSWYANDIIRAFYNPFTPVNTKYEFGAAIFIAWAGAFLTVVGGGILAASCSKSKGRQSGPKYPISNPRSSGSNKDYV, encoded by the exons ATGGCTAACTCGGGTCTTCAGATTCTGGGATTCGCCCTGGCTCTTCTGGGCGTGATTGGACTCGTAGTTGGTACAATTATGCCCCAGTGGAAGATGTCTGCCTACGTCGGGGACAACATCATCACTGCGATCTCCATGTACGAAGGACTGTGGATGTCCTGTGCGTTCCAGAGCACAGGTCAAATGCAGTGTAAAGTGTACGACTCCATCCTGCAGCTCAACA gtgCTCTTCAGGCAACCCGCGCCCTCATGATTGTGAGCATTATTGTAACGCTGGCTGGTCTGGGTGTAGCTTGCATGGGGATGAAGTGTACCAACTGTGGCGGAGATGACAAAGTGCGCAAGTCCCGCACTGCAATGGGTGGTGGAATTATTATCTTGATTGGAG CTTTGTGTGCCATTGTTGCCTGCTCTTGGTATGCGAATGACATCATCCGGGCCTTCTACAACCCTTTCACCCCTGTCAACACTAA gTATGAGTTCGGTGCTGCCATCTTCATTGCCTGGGCTGGTGCGTTCCTGACCGTTGTGGGAGGCGGCATTCTGGCAGCAAGCTGTTCAAAAAGCAAAGGACGTCAAAGTGGACCAAAGTATCCCATCTCCAACCCCAGATCCAGTGGTAGCAACAAGGATTATGTATGA